Below is a window of Gammaproteobacteria bacterium DNA.
TCGGACTTAGGCTGGTAAACCAGGCTTTATTCCATTAAAGCCCCCGCATTTATGCGTGGTGTGATTTACTCGCCCTTTATGCTACGGCGTCGGCGTGGCGCTGACCTCGTTCGACCACGCGCTCGTACCTCCAGAGTTGACAGCGGCCAGCGTAAAGAAATAAGTCGTGCCGTTGGTCAATCCAGTAATCACCACACTAGTTCCAGT
It encodes the following:
- a CDS encoding hypothetical protein (Evidence 5 : Unknown function), which codes for MTLKWAAVTGAKSYQVFQGAIAGWESTTPVKTGVTGTSVVITGLTNGTTYFFTLAAVNSGGTSAWSNEVSATPTP